A single region of the Manihot esculenta cultivar AM560-2 chromosome 12, M.esculenta_v8, whole genome shotgun sequence genome encodes:
- the LOC110628677 gene encoding branched-chain amino acid aminotransferase 2, chloroplastic isoform X1, producing MDSTAISRPLHQSFLLSPSRNASSLLPLPSSSHLSLHFSPSPSSLSLKLQKENLSSNALQAVYTFRREATVSDTYGSATTELADIDWDNLGFAYVPTDYMYIMKCARGGSFSKGELQRFGNIELSPSAGVLNYGQGLFEGLKAYRKEDGNIILFRPEENALRMKIGAERMCMPSPTVEQFVDAVKATVLANKRWIPPPGKGSLYIRPLLMGSGAVLGLAPAPEYTFLTYVSPVGNYFKEGVAPIHLVVEHELHRASPGGTGGVKTIGNYAAVLKAQSAAKAKGYSDVLYLDCVHKKYLEEVSSCNIFVVKDNVISTPAIKGTILPGITRKSIIDVARSQGFQVEERLVAVDELLEADEVFCTGTAVVVSPVGSITYKGKRVSYAEGGGFGAVSQQLYTVLTRLQMGLTEDKMNWTVEL from the exons ATGGACTCTACCGCCATTTCAAGACCTCTCCACCAGAGTTTCCTTCTTTCTCCTTCACGAAACGCTTcttctctccttcctcttccttcATCTTCTCACCTCTCACTTCATttctctccttctccttcttccctttctcttaag TTGCAAAAAGAAAATCTTTCTTCTAATGCCCTGCAAGCTGTTTACACTTTTAGGCGTGAAGCTACAGTTTCTGATACTTACGG CAGTGCAACAACTGAATTAGCCGACATAGACTGGGACAACCTTGGGTTTGCATATGTACCAACTGATTATATGTATATCATGAAATGTGCTAGAGGTGGAAGCTTTTCCAAAGGTGAATTACAACGATTTGGGAATATTGAGTTGAGTCCCTCAGCAGGAGTCTTAAACTATGGGCAG GGATTATTTGAAGGCTTGAAAGCCTACAGGAAAGAAGATGGTAATATCATTCTGTTTCGTCCTGaggaaaatgcactgcggatgAAAATAGGTGCTGAGAGGATGTGCATGCCATCACCTACAGTTGAACAGTTTGTGGATGCAGTGAAAGCAACTGTCTTAGCAAACAAACGTTGG ATTCCCCCTCCGGGAAAAGGTTCCTTGTATATCAGGCCATTGTTGATGGGAAGTGGAGCTGTTCTTGGTCTTGCACCTGCTCCTGAGTATACCTTTTTAACTTATGTTTCCCCTGTGGGAAACTATTTTAAG GAAGGTGTGGCCCCCATTCATTTGGTTGTTGAGCATGAATTGCATCGAGCATCTCCTGGTGGTACTGGAGGTGTTAAGACTATAGGGAATTATGCTGCA GTTCTCAAGGCACAATCTGCTGCAAAAGCCAAAGGATATTCTGATGTTCTATATCTAGATTGTGTTCACAAAAAATATCTGGAGGAGGTTTCATCTTGCAATATTTTTGTTGTGAAG GATAATGTTATCTCCACTCCTGCAATAAAAGGGACAATCCTACCTGGCATTACAAGGAAGAGTATAATCGATGTTGCTCGAAGCCAAGGATTCCAG GTTGAAGAACGACTTGTGGCAGTGGATGAATTGCTGGAAGCAGATGAAGTTTTTTGTACTGGGACAGCTGTGGTTGTTTCACCTGTTGGCAGCATCACTTACAAGGGTAAAAG GGTGTCTTATGCAGAAGGTGGTGGCTTCGGTGCTGTCTCACAACAGCTGTACACTGTGCTTACTAGACTACAGATGGGCCTTACTGAGGACAAGATGAACTGGACTGTTGAGCTGTAA
- the LOC110628677 gene encoding branched-chain amino acid aminotransferase 2, chloroplastic isoform X2, which translates to MDSTAISRPLHQSFLLSPSRNASSLLPLPSSSHLSLHFSPSPSSLSLKLQKENLSSNALQAVYTFRREATVSDTYGATTELADIDWDNLGFAYVPTDYMYIMKCARGGSFSKGELQRFGNIELSPSAGVLNYGQGLFEGLKAYRKEDGNIILFRPEENALRMKIGAERMCMPSPTVEQFVDAVKATVLANKRWIPPPGKGSLYIRPLLMGSGAVLGLAPAPEYTFLTYVSPVGNYFKEGVAPIHLVVEHELHRASPGGTGGVKTIGNYAAVLKAQSAAKAKGYSDVLYLDCVHKKYLEEVSSCNIFVVKDNVISTPAIKGTILPGITRKSIIDVARSQGFQVEERLVAVDELLEADEVFCTGTAVVVSPVGSITYKGKRVSYAEGGGFGAVSQQLYTVLTRLQMGLTEDKMNWTVEL; encoded by the exons ATGGACTCTACCGCCATTTCAAGACCTCTCCACCAGAGTTTCCTTCTTTCTCCTTCACGAAACGCTTcttctctccttcctcttccttcATCTTCTCACCTCTCACTTCATttctctccttctccttcttccctttctcttaag TTGCAAAAAGAAAATCTTTCTTCTAATGCCCTGCAAGCTGTTTACACTTTTAGGCGTGAAGCTACAGTTTCTGATACTTACGG TGCAACAACTGAATTAGCCGACATAGACTGGGACAACCTTGGGTTTGCATATGTACCAACTGATTATATGTATATCATGAAATGTGCTAGAGGTGGAAGCTTTTCCAAAGGTGAATTACAACGATTTGGGAATATTGAGTTGAGTCCCTCAGCAGGAGTCTTAAACTATGGGCAG GGATTATTTGAAGGCTTGAAAGCCTACAGGAAAGAAGATGGTAATATCATTCTGTTTCGTCCTGaggaaaatgcactgcggatgAAAATAGGTGCTGAGAGGATGTGCATGCCATCACCTACAGTTGAACAGTTTGTGGATGCAGTGAAAGCAACTGTCTTAGCAAACAAACGTTGG ATTCCCCCTCCGGGAAAAGGTTCCTTGTATATCAGGCCATTGTTGATGGGAAGTGGAGCTGTTCTTGGTCTTGCACCTGCTCCTGAGTATACCTTTTTAACTTATGTTTCCCCTGTGGGAAACTATTTTAAG GAAGGTGTGGCCCCCATTCATTTGGTTGTTGAGCATGAATTGCATCGAGCATCTCCTGGTGGTACTGGAGGTGTTAAGACTATAGGGAATTATGCTGCA GTTCTCAAGGCACAATCTGCTGCAAAAGCCAAAGGATATTCTGATGTTCTATATCTAGATTGTGTTCACAAAAAATATCTGGAGGAGGTTTCATCTTGCAATATTTTTGTTGTGAAG GATAATGTTATCTCCACTCCTGCAATAAAAGGGACAATCCTACCTGGCATTACAAGGAAGAGTATAATCGATGTTGCTCGAAGCCAAGGATTCCAG GTTGAAGAACGACTTGTGGCAGTGGATGAATTGCTGGAAGCAGATGAAGTTTTTTGTACTGGGACAGCTGTGGTTGTTTCACCTGTTGGCAGCATCACTTACAAGGGTAAAAG GGTGTCTTATGCAGAAGGTGGTGGCTTCGGTGCTGTCTCACAACAGCTGTACACTGTGCTTACTAGACTACAGATGGGCCTTACTGAGGACAAGATGAACTGGACTGTTGAGCTGTAA
- the LOC110627485 gene encoding protein CROWDED NUCLEI 4 isoform X1: MASPVSPNTVRALSITPGARILKTPLSDETIWKRLKEAGFDEDSIKRRDKAALIAYIAKLESEIFDLQHHMGLLILERKEFASKYEQIKASAEAAELKQKHDQAVHLLALAEARKREESLKKSLGVEKECLKSIEKALHEMRAESAESKVAADCKLADARSMVEDAQNKYMDAEAKMRAAEALQAEANQHRRAAERKLQEVEAREDDLRRRINTFKADCDAKEKEIVLERQSLSERRKVLQQEHERLLDGQALLNQREEYVANKSQDLDRLEKELQASKTGIEKELRDLNDKKSNLELTLASLSQREAAVIEREALISKREQQLLVSQEKLASRESVEIQKVIADHETILKTRKSVFEAELEMNRKLVEDEIEAKRRAWELRELDLRRREDMLNEREHELEVKSRMLAEEEKDVAEKMNFLDEKERGLNAAERDSELRSALLQQEKEDINKIKLELQESLNSLEDKKNQVDCAKEKVETMKCETNELSVLVMKLKEEVDMVRAQKLELMAEEDRLKVEKAKFETEWELIDEKREELRMEAERIVEERQAVSRLLKDERESLRLEKERIREQHTRDVESLNHEREEFMNKMVYEHSEWFNKIQKEHSDFLLGIEMQKRELENSIEKRREEIEDYLRDQEKAFEIEKKNELEHVSYLREKAAKELEQVALEMKKLESERTEINLDREQRDKEWAVLNKYIEELKDQTQKLEKQRELLRTEREEICAQVEHLKKLEDLKLMLDNMEVAKIQQSNMESSLQKISAVRHLRNHSSVKDAGLVSHEREDVTNNGNRLDSPSMQKSVVDSSPNSARFSWIKRCTEMIFKSSPEKPLLRSEEKSLISNDAAFLASAGKLDSSNSYHGEKFNSEESSGKRQSMIYAFGEPKVISEPPEDEIAKGKCEKESETKKDANEDIDPSFSEQAIHAGRKRRSEKSSLYVTTDPQPEQRQNNKRRRQQKGAAVNLSKDAKNPCVTSTKINATEEDKHSTEEGAEDDVEVIAERIIKISEVTSEVTCDYGDVHDGGRNGHSNQKGVEHSAVPCEFEVSVILKDQMGHVGHGTGQHQICLHFYFASLVKMKMHPKPVISGLTFLMLPDLIIVRSLLKMLEGGQDQNRSCKTVAVAMFCCAYDQASVQVYLNLLFWSLQSMIRMQHQVKQLTKFFPVCCST, encoded by the exons ATGGCGAGCCCGGTCTCTCCTAATACTGTTAGAGCTTTATCGATAACGCCTGGTGCCAGGATTTTGAAAACCCCACTCAGTGATGAGACGATCTGGAAGCGGCTCAAAGAGGCAGGTTTTGATGAGGATTCTATTAAAAGAAGAGACAAGGCTGCTCTTATAGCGTATATCGCGAAACTTGAATCTGAG ATCTTTGACCTTCAACACCACATGGGCCTCCTCATATTGGAAAGAAAGGAGTTTGCTTCAAAATATGAGCAAATCAAAGCCTCTGCTGAAGCAGCTGAACTAAAGCAAAAGCATGATCAAGCTGTACACTTGTTAGCTTTGGCTGAAGCAAGGAAACGAGAAGAAAGTTTGAAGAAGTCTTTGGGAGTTGAAAAAGAATGTTTAAAAAGT ATTGAGAAGGCCTTGCATGAGATGCGTGCTGAATCTGCTGAGAGCAAGGTTGCTGCTGATTGTAAGTTGGCTGATGCACGCAGTATGGTTGAAGATGCACAGAACAAATATATGGATGCTGAGGCAAAAATGCGAGCTGCTGAAGCTTTACAAGCAGAAGCTAACCAACATCGTCGAGCTGCAGAAAGAAAGCTCCAGGAAGTTGAAGCACGTGAAGATGATCTCCGCAGGCGTATCAACACTTTCAAGGCTGA TTGTGATGCAAAAGAGAAGGAGATTGTTCTTGAGAGACAATCTTTGAGTGAGAGACGGAAAGTTCTGCAGCAGGAACATGAAAGATTACTTGATGGACAAGCTTTGCTGAATCAGAGGGAAGAATATGTTGCCAACAAATCTCAAGATTTAGATCGTCTGGAAAAGGAGTTGCAGGCCTCTAAAACAGGGATTGAAAAGGAACTTAGAGACTTGAATGACAAGAAATCCAACTTGGAGCTGACTCTGGCTTCTTTATCTCAAAGAGAAGCa GCTGTTATTGAGAGGGAAGCTCTAATAAGCAAGAGAGAGCAACAGTTACTTGTTTCACAAGAAAAACTGGCAAGCAGGGAATCT GTTGAAATTCAGAAGGTTATTGCCGATCATGAGACTATTCTGAAAACAAGGAAGTCAGTATTTGAAGCTGAGTTGGAGATGAACCGTAAATTGGTGGAAGATGAAATTGAGGCCAAGCGACGAGCTTGGGAATTGCGGGAGTTGGATCTTAGACGACGGGAGGACATGTTGAATGAAAGGGAACATGAATTAGAGGTTAAGTCAAGGATGTTGGCTGAAGAGGAGAAAGATGTGGCCGAGAAGATGAATtttcttgatgaaaaagaaagagGCCTTAATGCTGCTGAGAGGGACAGTGAGTTGCGGAGCGCACTTCTACagcaagaaaaagaagatattaacaaaataaagttAGAGCTCCAGGAGTCTTTGAATTCCTTGGAAGACAAAAAGAATCAAGTTGATTGTGCAAAGGAGAAAGTTGAGACTATGAAGTGTGAAACAAATGAGCTCTCAGTTTTGGTGATGAAacttaaagaagaggttgatatGGTCAGGGCCCAAAAGTTGGAACTCATGGCTGAAGAAGACAGATTGAAGGTTGAAAAAGCTAAGTTTGAAACTGAATGGGAGCTGATTGATGAAAAAAGGGAAGAACTTCGCATGGAAGCTGAGCGTATAGTTGAGGAGAGACAAGCTGTTAGTCGGTTACTCAAGGATGAGCGTGAGAGCCTAAGACTAGAGAAGGAAAGAATTCGGGAACAACATACACGTGATGTTGAGTCTCTTAACCATGAGCGGGAGGAATTCATGAACAAGATGGTGTATGAGCATTCTGAGTGGTTCAACAAAATTCAGAAGGAACATTCAGATTTCTTATTGGGTATTGAGATGCAGAAAAGAGAGCTGGAGAACAGCATAGAGAAAAGGCGTGAAGAGATAGAAGATTATTTAAGGGATCAAGAGAAAGCCTTTGagatagaaaagaaaaatgaactTGAACATGTTAGTTATCTTAGGGAGAAAGCAGCAAAAGAGTTGGAGCAGGTTGCTTTAGAAATGAAGAAGCTTGAGTCTGAAAGAACAGAAATAAATTTGGATCGTGAGCAAAGAGACAAGGAATGGGCTGTGCTGAATAAATACATTGAGGAACTTAAGGATCAAACTCAGAAATTAGAAAAACAGAGGGAATTATTACGAACAGAAAGAGAGGAGATTTGTGCTCAGGTTGAACACCTGAaaaaattggaagatttgaagCTTATGCTGGATAACATGGAAGTCGCCAAGATACAGCAGTCAAACATGGAGTCTAGCCTGCAGAAAATCTCTGCAGTAAGACATTTGAGAAATCACTCCTCTGTAAAAGATGCTGGTCTGGTTTCACATGAAAGGGAAGATGTTACTAACAATGGAAATAGACTTGATTCTCCATCTATGCAAAAATCAGTTGTTGATTCATCCCCTAACTCTGCCCGTTTCTCTTGGATTAAACGTTGTACTGAAATGATATTCAAAAGTTCTCCTGAGAAGCCCCTGTTGAGGAGTGAAGAAAAGTCTCTGATATCCAATGATGCTGCATTTTTGGCTTCTGCTGGCAAATTGGATTCTTCCAACAGTTATCATGGGGAAAAGTTCAATTCAGAAGAGAGTTCTGGCAAAAGACAATCTATGATATATGCTTTTGGTGAACCAAAGGTGATATCTGAACCCCCTGAAGATGAAATTGCCAAGGGAAAATGTGAAAAAGAATCTGAAACAAAGAAAGATGCTAATGAAGACATTGATCCCTCATTTTCTGAACAAGCAATTCATGCTGGAAGGAAAAGGAGGAGTGAGAAGTCTTCTTTGTACGTTACTACTGATCCTCAGCCAGAGCAAAGACAGAACAATAAGAGGAGGCGGCAACAAAAAGGTGCTGCTGTGAATTTATCTAAAGATGCCAAAAACCCCTG TGTGACTTCAACCAAGATCAATGCAACAGAAGAAGATAAACATTCAACTGAAGAAGGTGCTGAAGATGATGTTGAAGTAATTGCAGAAAGAatcatcaaaatttcagaagtaACTTCTGAAGTGACATGTGATTATGGTGATGTTCATGATGGAGGAAGAAATGGTCATTCCAATCAGAAAGGTGTGGAGCATAGTGCAGTGCCATGTGAATTTGAGGTATCAGTAATTTTAAAAGATCAAATGGGACATGTTGGGCATGGTACTGGCCAACATCAG ATATGTTTGCACTTTTATTTTGCTAGTCTGGTGAAGATGAAGATGCATCCAAAACCAGTGATCTCCGGGTTGACATTTCTGATGTTGCCAGATCTGATAATAGTGAGAAGTTTGCTGAAGATGTTGGAAGGAGGACAAGATCAAAACAGAAGCTGTAAAACTGTAGCTGTTGCCATGTTTTGCTGTGCTTATGACCAGGCAAGCGTACAAGTATATTTGAACTTATTATTTTGGTCACTCCAATCGATGATAAGAATGCAACATCAAGTCAAGCAGCTTACTAAATTTTTTCCCGTCTGCTGTAGTACATAG
- the LOC110627485 gene encoding protein CROWDED NUCLEI 4 isoform X2, translating to MASPVSPNTVRALSITPGARILKTPLSDETIWKRLKEAGFDEDSIKRRDKAALIAYIAKLESEIFDLQHHMGLLILERKEFASKYEQIKASAEAAELKQKHDQAVHLLALAEARKREESLKKSLGVEKECLKSIEKALHEMRAESAESKVAADCKLADARSMVEDAQNKYMDAEAKMRAAEALQAEANQHRRAAERKLQEVEAREDDLRRRINTFKADCDAKEKEIVLERQSLSERRKVLQQEHERLLDGQALLNQREEYVANKSQDLDRLEKELQASKTGIEKELRDLNDKKSNLELTLASLSQREAAVIEREALISKREQQLLVSQEKLASRESVEIQKVIADHETILKTRKSVFEAELEMNRKLVEDEIEAKRRAWELRELDLRRREDMLNEREHELEVKSRMLAEEEKDVAEKMNFLDEKERGLNAAERDSELRSALLQQEKEDINKIKLELQESLNSLEDKKNQVDCAKEKVETMKCETNELSVLVMKLKEEVDMVRAQKLELMAEEDRLKVEKAKFETEWELIDEKREELRMEAERIVEERQAVSRLLKDERESLRLEKERIREQHTRDVESLNHEREEFMNKMVYEHSEWFNKIQKEHSDFLLGIEMQKRELENSIEKRREEIEDYLRDQEKAFEIEKKNELEHVSYLREKAAKELEQVALEMKKLESERTEINLDREQRDKEWAVLNKYIEELKDQTQKLEKQRELLRTEREEICAQVEHLKKLEDLKLMLDNMEVAKIQQSNMESSLQKISAVRHLRNHSSVKDAGLVSHEREDVTNNGNRLDSPSMQKSVVDSSPNSARFSWIKRCTEMIFKSSPEKPLLRSEEKSLISNDAAFLASAGKLDSSNSYHGEKFNSEESSGKRQSMIYAFGEPKVISEPPEDEIAKGKCEKESETKKDANEDIDPSFSEQAIHAGRKRRSEKSSLYVTTDPQPEQRQNNKRRRQQKGAAVNLSKDAKNPCVTSTKINATEEDKHSTEEGAEDDVEVIAERIIKISEVTSEVTCDYGDVHDGGRNGHSNQKGVEHSAVPCEFEVSVILKDQMGHVGHGTGQHQSGEDEDASKTSDLRVDISDVARSDNSEKFAEDVGRRTRSKQKL from the exons ATGGCGAGCCCGGTCTCTCCTAATACTGTTAGAGCTTTATCGATAACGCCTGGTGCCAGGATTTTGAAAACCCCACTCAGTGATGAGACGATCTGGAAGCGGCTCAAAGAGGCAGGTTTTGATGAGGATTCTATTAAAAGAAGAGACAAGGCTGCTCTTATAGCGTATATCGCGAAACTTGAATCTGAG ATCTTTGACCTTCAACACCACATGGGCCTCCTCATATTGGAAAGAAAGGAGTTTGCTTCAAAATATGAGCAAATCAAAGCCTCTGCTGAAGCAGCTGAACTAAAGCAAAAGCATGATCAAGCTGTACACTTGTTAGCTTTGGCTGAAGCAAGGAAACGAGAAGAAAGTTTGAAGAAGTCTTTGGGAGTTGAAAAAGAATGTTTAAAAAGT ATTGAGAAGGCCTTGCATGAGATGCGTGCTGAATCTGCTGAGAGCAAGGTTGCTGCTGATTGTAAGTTGGCTGATGCACGCAGTATGGTTGAAGATGCACAGAACAAATATATGGATGCTGAGGCAAAAATGCGAGCTGCTGAAGCTTTACAAGCAGAAGCTAACCAACATCGTCGAGCTGCAGAAAGAAAGCTCCAGGAAGTTGAAGCACGTGAAGATGATCTCCGCAGGCGTATCAACACTTTCAAGGCTGA TTGTGATGCAAAAGAGAAGGAGATTGTTCTTGAGAGACAATCTTTGAGTGAGAGACGGAAAGTTCTGCAGCAGGAACATGAAAGATTACTTGATGGACAAGCTTTGCTGAATCAGAGGGAAGAATATGTTGCCAACAAATCTCAAGATTTAGATCGTCTGGAAAAGGAGTTGCAGGCCTCTAAAACAGGGATTGAAAAGGAACTTAGAGACTTGAATGACAAGAAATCCAACTTGGAGCTGACTCTGGCTTCTTTATCTCAAAGAGAAGCa GCTGTTATTGAGAGGGAAGCTCTAATAAGCAAGAGAGAGCAACAGTTACTTGTTTCACAAGAAAAACTGGCAAGCAGGGAATCT GTTGAAATTCAGAAGGTTATTGCCGATCATGAGACTATTCTGAAAACAAGGAAGTCAGTATTTGAAGCTGAGTTGGAGATGAACCGTAAATTGGTGGAAGATGAAATTGAGGCCAAGCGACGAGCTTGGGAATTGCGGGAGTTGGATCTTAGACGACGGGAGGACATGTTGAATGAAAGGGAACATGAATTAGAGGTTAAGTCAAGGATGTTGGCTGAAGAGGAGAAAGATGTGGCCGAGAAGATGAATtttcttgatgaaaaagaaagagGCCTTAATGCTGCTGAGAGGGACAGTGAGTTGCGGAGCGCACTTCTACagcaagaaaaagaagatattaacaaaataaagttAGAGCTCCAGGAGTCTTTGAATTCCTTGGAAGACAAAAAGAATCAAGTTGATTGTGCAAAGGAGAAAGTTGAGACTATGAAGTGTGAAACAAATGAGCTCTCAGTTTTGGTGATGAAacttaaagaagaggttgatatGGTCAGGGCCCAAAAGTTGGAACTCATGGCTGAAGAAGACAGATTGAAGGTTGAAAAAGCTAAGTTTGAAACTGAATGGGAGCTGATTGATGAAAAAAGGGAAGAACTTCGCATGGAAGCTGAGCGTATAGTTGAGGAGAGACAAGCTGTTAGTCGGTTACTCAAGGATGAGCGTGAGAGCCTAAGACTAGAGAAGGAAAGAATTCGGGAACAACATACACGTGATGTTGAGTCTCTTAACCATGAGCGGGAGGAATTCATGAACAAGATGGTGTATGAGCATTCTGAGTGGTTCAACAAAATTCAGAAGGAACATTCAGATTTCTTATTGGGTATTGAGATGCAGAAAAGAGAGCTGGAGAACAGCATAGAGAAAAGGCGTGAAGAGATAGAAGATTATTTAAGGGATCAAGAGAAAGCCTTTGagatagaaaagaaaaatgaactTGAACATGTTAGTTATCTTAGGGAGAAAGCAGCAAAAGAGTTGGAGCAGGTTGCTTTAGAAATGAAGAAGCTTGAGTCTGAAAGAACAGAAATAAATTTGGATCGTGAGCAAAGAGACAAGGAATGGGCTGTGCTGAATAAATACATTGAGGAACTTAAGGATCAAACTCAGAAATTAGAAAAACAGAGGGAATTATTACGAACAGAAAGAGAGGAGATTTGTGCTCAGGTTGAACACCTGAaaaaattggaagatttgaagCTTATGCTGGATAACATGGAAGTCGCCAAGATACAGCAGTCAAACATGGAGTCTAGCCTGCAGAAAATCTCTGCAGTAAGACATTTGAGAAATCACTCCTCTGTAAAAGATGCTGGTCTGGTTTCACATGAAAGGGAAGATGTTACTAACAATGGAAATAGACTTGATTCTCCATCTATGCAAAAATCAGTTGTTGATTCATCCCCTAACTCTGCCCGTTTCTCTTGGATTAAACGTTGTACTGAAATGATATTCAAAAGTTCTCCTGAGAAGCCCCTGTTGAGGAGTGAAGAAAAGTCTCTGATATCCAATGATGCTGCATTTTTGGCTTCTGCTGGCAAATTGGATTCTTCCAACAGTTATCATGGGGAAAAGTTCAATTCAGAAGAGAGTTCTGGCAAAAGACAATCTATGATATATGCTTTTGGTGAACCAAAGGTGATATCTGAACCCCCTGAAGATGAAATTGCCAAGGGAAAATGTGAAAAAGAATCTGAAACAAAGAAAGATGCTAATGAAGACATTGATCCCTCATTTTCTGAACAAGCAATTCATGCTGGAAGGAAAAGGAGGAGTGAGAAGTCTTCTTTGTACGTTACTACTGATCCTCAGCCAGAGCAAAGACAGAACAATAAGAGGAGGCGGCAACAAAAAGGTGCTGCTGTGAATTTATCTAAAGATGCCAAAAACCCCTG TGTGACTTCAACCAAGATCAATGCAACAGAAGAAGATAAACATTCAACTGAAGAAGGTGCTGAAGATGATGTTGAAGTAATTGCAGAAAGAatcatcaaaatttcagaagtaACTTCTGAAGTGACATGTGATTATGGTGATGTTCATGATGGAGGAAGAAATGGTCATTCCAATCAGAAAGGTGTGGAGCATAGTGCAGTGCCATGTGAATTTGAGGTATCAGTAATTTTAAAAGATCAAATGGGACATGTTGGGCATGGTACTGGCCAACATCAG TCTGGTGAAGATGAAGATGCATCCAAAACCAGTGATCTCCGGGTTGACATTTCTGATGTTGCCAGATCTGATAATAGTGAGAAGTTTGCTGAAGATGTTGGAAGGAGGACAAGATCAAAACAGAAGCTGTAA